The following proteins are co-located in the Apium graveolens cultivar Ventura chromosome 5, ASM990537v1, whole genome shotgun sequence genome:
- the LOC141659695 gene encoding uncharacterized protein LOC141659695: MAYGTEALVPVEVGLESYRTKVYNMETNSFGLRANVDLLEEEIEAAHQRNMKYLLQAAQHYDSNIKKRSFGVGDLVLRELAASMPTKQGKLQTKLEGSYKVIEVVRPRTYKLETLTGETIKNTWHTNRLQKFYQ; encoded by the coding sequence ATGGCCTATGGAACCGAAGCCCTGGTCCCAGTCGAAGTAGGATTGGAATCGTATCGAACCAAGGTCTACAATATGGAAACTAACAGCTTTGGACTGAGGGCGAACGTGGACTTATTGGAAGAAGAAATAGAAGCTGCCCACCAAAGGAACATGAAATACTTACTGCAGGCAGCCCAGCATTATGACTCCAACATAAAGAAGAGGTCGTTCGGAGTGGGAGACCTAGTCCTGAGAGAACTGGCTGCCTCTATGCCCACCAAACAAGGAAAGCTTCAGACTAAATTGGAAGGGTCTTATAAGGTGATTGAAGTCGTTCGCCCAAGAACATACAAGCTTGAAACATTAACAGGCGAAACAATTAAAAACACCTGGCACACCAATCGCCTTCAGAAGTTTTATCAATAA